The following proteins are co-located in the Streptomyces sp. DT2A-34 genome:
- a CDS encoding TetR family transcriptional regulator → MSTSSASPGRDEKTEAGAAKPPMREALVAAAFQLFLERGYEQTTVDDIVALAGVGRRSFFRYFPSKEDVVFPDHERCLADMTAFLAASGEEHEPVRRVCDAARLVLRMYAENPTFSVQRYRLTKQVPGLRAYELSVVWRYERALAEYLRERFAGRRDGTLQADVIAAAVVAAHNNALRSWLRSDGQGDASAAVDHALGYVQTAFGAAPPPRPADDEQPDDVVVVVSRRGAPLWRVVQEIEATLGRD, encoded by the coding sequence AGGCCGGGGCGGCGAAGCCCCCGATGCGGGAAGCGCTGGTCGCGGCCGCTTTCCAGCTATTCCTGGAGCGGGGCTACGAGCAGACGACCGTCGACGACATCGTGGCACTGGCCGGTGTCGGACGGCGGTCGTTCTTCCGCTACTTCCCGTCGAAGGAGGACGTCGTCTTCCCCGACCACGAACGGTGCCTGGCCGACATGACGGCCTTCCTCGCGGCGAGCGGCGAGGAGCACGAGCCGGTGCGCCGGGTGTGCGACGCGGCCCGGCTGGTGCTGCGCATGTACGCGGAGAACCCGACCTTCTCGGTGCAGCGCTACCGGCTCACCAAGCAGGTGCCGGGGCTGCGCGCCTACGAGCTGTCGGTGGTGTGGCGCTACGAGCGCGCCCTGGCCGAGTATCTGCGCGAGCGCTTCGCCGGCCGGCGCGACGGGACCCTGCAGGCCGATGTGATCGCCGCCGCCGTGGTCGCGGCGCACAACAACGCGCTGCGCTCGTGGCTGCGCTCGGACGGCCAGGGCGACGCGAGCGCCGCGGTGGACCACGCCCTGGGGTATGTGCAGACCGCCTTCGGCGCCGCCCCTCCCCCGCGCCCCGCCGACGACGAGCAGCCGGACGACGTGGTGGTCGTCGTGTCCCGGCGCGGCGCCCCGCTGTGGCGGGTCGTCCAGGAGATCGAGGCCACGCTCGGGCGCGACTGA
- a CDS encoding PPOX class F420-dependent oxidoreductase, whose translation MDDTSLEQLGAGTYLLITSYRKNGTGVATPVWVVRDADALGVWTVADSWKVKRIRARGDVLVGPCDLRGRPTGDQVPATAEICDEATSARYRRLIARKYGITGRLTLLGSRLRRGVDGTVGIRITLTP comes from the coding sequence ATGGACGACACGTCGCTGGAACAGCTCGGCGCGGGCACGTACCTGCTCATCACCAGCTACCGCAAGAACGGCACCGGTGTCGCCACGCCGGTCTGGGTGGTCCGCGACGCGGACGCACTCGGCGTGTGGACGGTCGCCGACTCCTGGAAGGTCAAGCGCATCCGCGCCCGCGGCGACGTCCTCGTCGGCCCCTGCGACCTGCGCGGCAGGCCCACCGGCGACCAGGTCCCCGCCACCGCCGAGATCTGCGACGAGGCGACCAGCGCCCGCTACCGCCGGCTCATCGCCCGCAAGTACGGGATCACCGGCCGCCTCACGCTGCTCGGCAGCCGACTGCGCCGCGGTGTCGACGGCACGGTCGGCATACGCATCACGCTGACGCCCTGA
- a CDS encoding EamA family transporter, whose product MGAFLALTSAVCYGIVDFAGGMLSRRAHFTAVTLLGQLGGLLLALAAALLVPAGAVRPADLLWGALSGVGSGAAMHFLNRGLSRGAMSTVVPVSAVTSVALSVLCGVLLLGDRPGALAWTGFAVTVPALWLVADDRGGPRPSDGERHRKGPVDKAATGLDAGTARRPQRTGSPPRPGPARGVSDGLLASAGVAVQYLALGQAGASSGLWPVVAGRVAAVLVLLPVAARHRRELRLPARRCVQALLVGAGAALGLSLYLLAAQRQLLAVAVVLASLYPALPVVLGFVLLREPLTGRRAIGLAGAAAATVLLTLG is encoded by the coding sequence ATGGGTGCCTTTCTCGCACTGACCTCGGCCGTCTGTTACGGCATCGTCGACTTCGCCGGCGGCATGCTCTCCCGGCGCGCCCACTTCACCGCCGTCACCCTTCTCGGCCAGCTCGGCGGGCTGCTCCTCGCCCTCGCCGCCGCCCTCCTCGTCCCCGCCGGTGCCGTCCGCCCGGCGGATCTGCTGTGGGGAGCGCTGTCCGGCGTCGGCAGCGGGGCGGCGATGCACTTCCTCAACCGGGGCCTGAGCCGGGGCGCGATGAGCACGGTCGTTCCCGTGAGCGCCGTCACCTCCGTCGCGCTGTCCGTGCTGTGCGGGGTGCTCCTGCTCGGCGACCGGCCCGGGGCCCTGGCCTGGACCGGCTTCGCGGTCACCGTGCCCGCGCTGTGGCTCGTCGCGGACGACCGGGGCGGGCCGCGGCCGAGCGACGGCGAAAGGCATCGCAAGGGGCCGGTCGACAAAGCCGCGACCGGCCTCGACGCCGGGACTGCCCGGCGCCCGCAGCGCACCGGGAGCCCCCCTCGGCCGGGGCCGGCCCGCGGCGTGAGCGACGGGCTGCTCGCCAGCGCCGGTGTCGCCGTGCAGTACCTCGCGCTCGGCCAGGCCGGTGCGTCGAGCGGGCTGTGGCCGGTCGTCGCGGGCCGCGTCGCCGCCGTACTCGTGCTGCTGCCGGTCGCCGCCCGGCACCGCCGGGAACTGCGGCTGCCGGCACGGCGATGCGTCCAGGCGCTGCTGGTCGGAGCGGGAGCCGCGCTCGGCCTCAGCCTCTATCTGCTCGCCGCCCAGCGGCAGTTGCTGGCGGTCGCCGTGGTCCTCGCCTCTCTCTATCCGGCACTGCCCGTCGTGCTGGGGTTCGTCCTGCTGCGCGAACCCCTCACCGGGCGACGGGCGATCGGGCTGGCCGGCGCGGCGGCGGCCACCGTTCTGCTGACCCTGGGCTGA
- a CDS encoding MalY/PatB family protein: MTRIPYVTSGEPNPFRALTLDRLRCRTSMKWRAYPDDVLPLWVAEMDVPLAEPVVRALTDALALGDTGYPAGTGYAEALAGFAAKRWGWDGLAVERTAIVPDVMLGVVEMLKLVTSPGDSVVVNPPVYPPFYQFVEHMDRRVLEAPLGVDLRINLDALDETFRRAVATGRSAAFLLCSPHNPTGTLHTADELAAVAALADRHGVRVVADEIHAPITADGAGFVPYLSVPGGERGLSLMSASKAWNLAGLKAALAVADLARLPEEVGHGPSHLGVIAHTAALRDGTGWLDALLSALDDNRRLLADLLAEHLPAITYRPGEATYLAWLDCRALGFGDGVDPADVFLRRGRVALNSGIPFGTGGAGHVRLNLATSPELIREGVRRMAAALDRDGTGRDMGGDGRG, translated from the coding sequence ATGACCAGGATCCCGTACGTAACGTCCGGTGAACCGAATCCCTTTCGCGCACTCACCCTCGACCGGCTCCGATGCCGTACGAGCATGAAGTGGCGCGCCTACCCCGACGACGTCCTGCCACTGTGGGTGGCCGAGATGGACGTACCGCTCGCCGAACCCGTCGTGCGGGCGCTCACCGACGCCCTCGCGCTGGGCGACACCGGCTACCCGGCGGGCACCGGCTACGCCGAGGCGCTGGCCGGATTCGCGGCCAAGCGGTGGGGCTGGGACGGGCTGGCCGTGGAGCGGACGGCGATCGTGCCGGACGTGATGCTCGGTGTGGTCGAAATGCTCAAACTGGTCACCTCGCCGGGCGATTCGGTCGTCGTGAACCCACCCGTGTATCCGCCGTTCTACCAGTTCGTCGAGCACATGGACCGACGGGTGCTCGAGGCCCCGCTGGGTGTGGACCTGCGCATCAACCTCGACGCTCTTGACGAAACGTTCCGGCGGGCGGTCGCCACCGGCCGGAGCGCCGCCTTCCTGCTGTGCAGCCCCCATAACCCGACCGGCACCCTGCACACCGCGGACGAACTCGCCGCCGTGGCCGCCCTCGCCGACCGCCATGGCGTGCGCGTCGTCGCCGACGAGATACACGCACCGATCACCGCCGACGGTGCCGGGTTCGTGCCGTACCTGAGCGTCCCGGGCGGCGAGCGAGGGCTGTCGCTGATGTCGGCGTCGAAGGCCTGGAACCTGGCCGGTCTCAAGGCGGCCCTGGCCGTCGCCGACCTGGCCCGCCTGCCCGAGGAGGTGGGCCACGGGCCCAGCCACCTCGGCGTCATAGCCCACACCGCCGCCCTGCGTGACGGCACCGGCTGGCTCGACGCCCTGCTGTCCGCACTCGACGACAACCGGCGCCTGCTCGCCGACCTCCTGGCCGAGCACCTCCCGGCGATCACCTACCGCCCCGGCGAGGCCACCTACCTCGCCTGGCTCGACTGCCGCGCCCTCGGCTTCGGCGACGGCGTCGACCCGGCCGACGTCTTCCTGCGCCGCGGCCGGGTGGCGCTCAACTCCGGGATCCCGTTCGGCACCGGAGGAGCCGGGCACGTACGGCTGAACCTGGCGACGTCGCCGGAGCTGATCAGGGAAGGCGTACGGCGGATGGCGGCGGCGCTCGACCGGGACGGCACGGGCCGGGACATGGGCGGTGACGGCAGGGGGTGA
- a CDS encoding Zn-ribbon domain-containing OB-fold protein: MYHHSGSVAARQTAGSATGVLDPAAPATEAVLFQRCTWCGTAMYHRLLCPVCQGSDLRTERSEGVGTVRHSTVVHRNTPAARNVSLVEMAEGFVVRGRVMGPPIGIHSGDRVRLSTAKDPVRGEPVFQLIDEPYRAWT; encoded by the coding sequence GTGTACCACCACTCAGGAAGCGTTGCTGCTCGTCAGACCGCCGGTTCCGCGACCGGCGTACTCGACCCCGCGGCCCCGGCCACGGAGGCCGTCCTCTTCCAGCGCTGCACCTGGTGCGGCACCGCGATGTACCACCGGCTGCTGTGTCCGGTCTGCCAGGGCAGCGACCTGCGCACGGAGCGCAGCGAGGGCGTGGGGACGGTACGCCACTCGACGGTGGTCCACCGCAACACCCCCGCCGCGCGCAATGTGTCGCTCGTCGAGATGGCCGAGGGGTTCGTCGTGCGCGGCCGGGTCATGGGCCCGCCCATCGGCATCCACAGCGGGGACCGGGTCCGGCTCTCCACGGCGAAGGACCCGGTCCGGGGCGAGCCGGTGTTCCAGCTGATCGACGAGCCCTACCGGGCCTGGACCTGA
- a CDS encoding S1 family peptidase, with product MRHARRRLVRRVTRLAAVGGLLLGGTMVTRAVASEPPDGSTDPRTYAASSAGTGTGTGTGTDLVSRLGSSRTAGTWIGSDGKPVVAVTDEEAAAEVRRAGAEAKMVDHSMDELKSATSTLRSAPRVAGTAWVMDYRSNEVVVRGDSTVSAADWSRMTKLADGMGGFVRMERTEGTFTTRLNGALPLLSTAGRCSAGFNVTDGERDFILTAGHCGPDGSVWFADNRGTQQIGRTVKQNFPGADYSLVEYASGDAGAGAEVVSIGDGKGVRITGLADPAVGQRVFRSGSTSGLRDGEVTAVDATVNYPEGTVTGLIETNVCAEPGDSGGPMFSEGIALGVTSGGSGDCNAGGTTFFQPVTKALDSLGMKLIVAAPSGSGQQSGSPAPTPSASATQSAIAPGAASPGSSTPIIDVDASTLLSRLADPKNVGPGLLVIAGSMVALVATRFIRAEQDRKAYRRYYSATWS from the coding sequence ATGAGGCACGCACGACGACGTCTCGTCCGGCGAGTGACACGGCTGGCGGCCGTCGGCGGACTCCTCCTCGGAGGAACGATGGTCACACGCGCCGTGGCGAGCGAACCCCCCGACGGCTCCACCGACCCACGCACCTACGCCGCTTCGTCCGCCGGCACCGGCACCGGCACCGGCACCGGCACCGATCTGGTCTCACGGCTGGGCTCTTCCCGTACGGCGGGCACCTGGATCGGGTCCGACGGCAAGCCGGTCGTCGCGGTCACCGATGAGGAGGCGGCGGCCGAGGTACGGCGGGCCGGTGCCGAGGCGAAGATGGTCGACCACAGCATGGACGAGCTGAAGTCGGCGACGTCGACGCTGCGTTCGGCGCCCCGGGTGGCCGGCACGGCATGGGTCATGGACTACCGGTCCAACGAGGTGGTGGTACGGGGCGACAGCACCGTCTCGGCCGCCGACTGGTCCCGGATGACGAAGCTCGCGGACGGCATGGGCGGCTTCGTCCGCATGGAGCGCACCGAGGGCACGTTCACCACGCGGCTCAACGGCGCGCTGCCGCTGCTGTCGACCGCCGGGCGCTGTTCGGCCGGCTTCAATGTCACCGACGGAGAGCGCGACTTCATTCTCACGGCCGGGCACTGCGGGCCGGACGGTTCCGTGTGGTTCGCCGACAACCGGGGCACTCAGCAGATCGGCCGGACCGTCAAGCAGAACTTCCCCGGCGCCGACTACTCCCTGGTGGAGTATGCGAGCGGGGACGCGGGCGCCGGCGCGGAGGTCGTGTCCATCGGGGACGGCAAGGGTGTGCGGATCACGGGCCTGGCCGATCCGGCCGTGGGGCAGCGGGTGTTCCGCAGCGGCAGCACGAGCGGGCTGCGCGACGGTGAGGTGACCGCGGTCGACGCGACGGTCAACTACCCGGAGGGCACGGTCACGGGGCTCATCGAGACGAACGTGTGCGCCGAACCCGGGGACAGCGGCGGTCCGATGTTCTCCGAGGGGATCGCGCTGGGTGTGACGTCGGGCGGCAGCGGCGACTGCAACGCGGGCGGTACGACCTTCTTCCAGCCGGTGACGAAGGCGCTGGACTCGCTGGGCATGAAGCTGATCGTCGCGGCACCGAGCGGCTCCGGGCAGCAGAGCGGCTCACCCGCTCCGACGCCGTCCGCGTCGGCCACACAGAGCGCGATCGCACCCGGTGCGGCGTCGCCCGGCTCGTCGACCCCGATCATCGACGTCGATGCGTCGACCCTGCTGTCGCGGCTCGCGGACCCGAAGAACGTCGGACCCGGACTGCTGGTCATCGCGGGAAGCATGGTCGCGCTGGTGGCGACCCGCTTCATCCGCGCGGAGCAGGACCGCAAGGCGTACCGGCGCTACTACTCGGCGACCTGGAGCTGA